The following are from one region of the Polynucleobacter sp. MWH-CaK5 genome:
- a CDS encoding response regulator transcription factor codes for MRILLVEDDELLASGLTTALTRANHHVDHVMDGQKAIHALADGEFDIAILDLGLPKIDGTEVLRTIRQKGNHIPVLILSARDATKDRILGLDLGADDYLTKPFELDELLARLRVLERRRSGNTVNQIKIGDLIIDLTSLSVTWKGASLDLQRREFALLKKLAESPHQVFNRSQLEESLYGWNDGVESNTIDVHIHNLRKKISPNIVKTLRGVGYRIGDIEES; via the coding sequence GTGAGAATTTTATTGGTAGAAGACGATGAATTACTCGCATCAGGCTTGACCACTGCATTGACTCGCGCCAATCATCATGTAGACCATGTCATGGATGGCCAAAAAGCCATCCACGCATTGGCTGATGGTGAGTTCGATATTGCCATCCTAGATTTGGGCTTGCCAAAGATTGATGGCACAGAGGTACTCAGAACCATTCGCCAAAAAGGCAATCACATCCCTGTTCTGATCTTGTCCGCCAGAGATGCCACAAAAGATCGTATCCTGGGTTTGGATTTGGGTGCTGATGATTACCTCACCAAACCATTTGAATTGGATGAGCTACTCGCAAGACTTCGGGTTTTAGAAAGACGTCGCAGTGGCAATACAGTCAATCAAATAAAGATAGGTGATTTGATCATCGACCTCACTTCCCTATCCGTCACTTGGAAAGGCGCCTCTCTAGATTTACAGCGCCGTGAATTTGCCCTTCTAAAGAAATTAGCAGAAAGCCCACATCAGGTTTTTAACCGTTCTCAACTTGAAGAATCTCTGTACGGTTGGAATGATGGGGTTGAGAGCAACACAATTGATGTGCACATCCATAATTTACGTAAAAAGATCAGTCCGAATATCGTCAAGACACTTCGAGGCGTTGGTTACAGAATTGGCGACATAGAGGAATCATGA
- a CDS encoding TenA family transcriptional regulator → MKFFHQLQSSTEQEKQVLFSAPIIGLALKGEIHKEQYVAFLTQAYHHVKHTVPLLMACGSRLGNQHEWLRTAIAEYIEEELGHEEWILSDIAACGGDAEKVRHSRPHISTEMMVAYAYHQIDRGNPIGFFGMVHVLEGTSTALATNAASSIKDSLGLPPNAFSYLNSHGSLDLEHVKFFESLMDQVTDSKDQETIIHCAKNFYKLYGDIFRSINTANTEELIFD, encoded by the coding sequence ATGAAATTCTTTCATCAATTGCAAAGCTCTACAGAACAAGAAAAACAAGTTCTTTTTTCTGCCCCCATCATTGGACTTGCCTTGAAGGGTGAAATTCATAAGGAGCAGTATGTCGCTTTTTTAACTCAGGCTTATCACCACGTTAAACACACGGTGCCATTGTTGATGGCCTGCGGTTCAAGATTGGGAAATCAGCATGAGTGGCTAAGAACTGCGATTGCAGAGTACATTGAAGAAGAGCTGGGTCATGAAGAGTGGATCTTGTCTGATATTGCTGCATGCGGCGGTGATGCAGAAAAAGTGAGGCACTCTCGCCCACACATCAGCACTGAGATGATGGTGGCCTACGCTTATCACCAAATCGATCGCGGCAATCCAATTGGATTTTTTGGCATGGTGCACGTCCTTGAAGGCACTAGCACTGCCTTGGCAACCAACGCAGCCAGCTCTATCAAAGATAGCCTTGGTTTACCTCCCAATGCCTTTAGCTACCTCAACTCTCATGGCAGCTTGGACTTAGAGCACGTCAAATTCTTTGAAAGCTTGATGGATCAAGTCACAGATTCAAAAGACCAAGAAACCATCATTCATTGCGCCAAGAACTTTTACAAGCTTTATGGCGATATTTTTAGAAGTATCAACACTGCTAATACAGAAGAACTCATTTTTGATTGA
- a CDS encoding Txe/YoeB family addiction module toxin, whose translation MVTWNLAYSKFALKDAKKLSAAGLRDKAQALLGILELDPFQNPPPYEKLVGDLKGAYSRRINIQHRLVYEVFRKEKTVRVLRMWTHYE comes from the coding sequence ATGGTGACTTGGAATTTAGCCTATTCCAAGTTTGCCCTCAAAGATGCTAAAAAACTCTCTGCCGCCGGACTAAGAGATAAAGCGCAGGCTTTGCTGGGCATATTAGAGCTTGATCCTTTTCAAAATCCGCCTCCCTATGAAAAATTAGTGGGGGACTTAAAGGGTGCCTATTCACGCAGAATCAATATTCAACATCGTTTAGTTTATGAGGTTTTCCGCAAAGAAAAAACGGTTCGCGTTTTAAGAATGTGGACTCACTACGAATAA
- a CDS encoding thermostable hemolysin — protein sequence MALTLRTYHDAKHTLICPEFNSEEDLYKFEWVSKQHPDRESLQSFIATTFYKTYGADVHHFSDILVGCKDAQGQWLAALGFSAITDKKCFLEQYLDAPLEINIEAQVKEHTTRQQIVEVGNLAAIHAGAGRTLIINMTRFLHEQGYKWVTFTATRNLLNSFKRLGIKLFQLAEADPSRLEDGGKNWGTYYNTQPQVMFGDIASGYEKLA from the coding sequence ATGGCTCTTACATTAAGAACATATCATGACGCAAAGCATACCTTAATCTGCCCAGAATTTAATTCTGAGGAAGATCTTTACAAGTTCGAATGGGTAAGCAAACAACATCCAGACAGAGAAAGTCTTCAGTCTTTCATTGCAACGACCTTCTATAAAACATATGGTGCTGATGTTCATCACTTCAGCGACATCTTGGTCGGTTGTAAAGATGCTCAAGGTCAATGGTTAGCAGCTTTAGGCTTTTCAGCGATCACGGATAAAAAATGTTTTCTTGAGCAATACCTAGATGCTCCTCTAGAAATCAACATTGAAGCCCAAGTCAAAGAACACACCACTCGCCAGCAAATTGTTGAGGTTGGTAATTTGGCCGCGATCCATGCAGGCGCTGGCAGAACCTTGATCATCAACATGACCCGCTTTTTGCATGAGCAGGGATACAAGTGGGTGACATTTACGGCCACTCGCAATCTCTTGAACTCATTCAAGCGCTTAGGCATCAAGTTATTCCAATTGGCAGAAGCTGATCCAAGCCGCTTAGAAGATGGCGGTAAAAATTGGGGTACTTATTACAACACTCAACCACAAGTGATGTTTGGTGATATTGCTTCAGGCTATGAGAAGCTGGCTTAA
- a CDS encoding efflux RND transporter periplasmic adaptor subunit: MQLITKIKDKVMQLGCRVVTYAMNLIKKFDWAKTYAFVIKHKKRIIIILIVLFAANYAYDKWMPKSAKKAPPQLVTTTVVETADTPVIIEATGTIIAANIVDIRPQTTNVVSKIHIKEGQAVKAGDLLFTLDDRASRANYEKAKALADDASRQYKRSLELIEKKFISQAAADTSKANMQSAVANAKAAEVALSFDHIRAPIAGRAGVINVFPGSLVQAGTNISTTSSATSTTTTGAMVTITQLDPINVQFTIPEKEIPLVLASREAGDELTVSVDVNGSDKPVDGTVFVVDNQVDPAIGAVRVKAQLSNKDGSMIQGQFVRIKLKAKTLKDSLVIPTQAVVTNTKGDHLYVVEKANTVSLKPIKVIYQYQGKTVVTGVNAGDKIVVEGKQNLRPNGVIRELSGAGK; the protein is encoded by the coding sequence ATGCAGTTAATCACCAAAATTAAAGACAAAGTCATGCAGCTAGGCTGCCGTGTTGTGACTTACGCCATGAACCTCATCAAGAAGTTTGATTGGGCTAAAACATATGCGTTTGTGATCAAACATAAAAAAAGAATCATCATCATTTTGATTGTGCTTTTTGCAGCCAACTACGCTTACGACAAGTGGATGCCTAAGTCAGCGAAAAAAGCACCGCCTCAATTGGTGACCACCACTGTGGTTGAAACAGCAGACACCCCGGTGATCATCGAAGCTACCGGCACAATCATTGCAGCCAACATCGTGGACATCCGTCCCCAAACAACCAATGTGGTGAGCAAGATACACATCAAAGAAGGCCAAGCAGTAAAAGCTGGCGACTTGCTATTCACTTTGGATGACAGAGCCAGTCGTGCCAATTACGAAAAAGCCAAAGCCTTGGCGGATGACGCAAGCCGTCAATACAAACGTTCTCTAGAGTTGATTGAGAAGAAGTTCATTTCTCAAGCAGCGGCTGATACCTCCAAAGCGAACATGCAATCAGCCGTGGCAAATGCCAAAGCAGCTGAAGTGGCATTGAGCTTTGATCACATTCGCGCACCGATTGCTGGTCGTGCTGGCGTGATCAATGTCTTCCCTGGCAGTCTTGTGCAAGCTGGTACCAATATTTCAACTACCAGCAGTGCAACATCAACCACCACCACGGGTGCGATGGTGACAATCACTCAACTAGACCCTATCAATGTTCAGTTCACCATCCCTGAAAAAGAAATTCCTTTGGTCCTAGCTAGTCGCGAGGCTGGAGATGAGCTAACAGTGAGCGTGGATGTGAATGGTTCAGACAAACCAGTCGATGGCACTGTGTTTGTGGTCGACAATCAAGTAGATCCCGCCATCGGCGCCGTGAGAGTAAAAGCTCAGTTAAGCAATAAAGATGGCAGCATGATTCAAGGGCAATTTGTCAGAATCAAATTAAAAGCCAAAACATTAAAAGACTCTTTGGTCATCCCAACTCAAGCTGTGGTGACTAACACCAAGGGTGATCATTTGTACGTGGTTGAAAAAGCCAATACTGTTTCTCTTAAGCCAATCAAGGTCATTTACCAGTACCAAGGTAAGACAGTGGTCACGGGTGTGAATGCCGGCGACAAGATTGTGGTGGAAGGCAAACAAAACTTAAGACCTAATGGCGTGATCAGAGAATTATCTGGCGCTGGGAAGTAA
- a CDS encoding tetratricopeptide repeat protein, with translation MNIIKKIPATLLISLSLISSFAIASVEEDVSTLQKGWEKVKYQSPESAHEKGFESLIKEANQLVVQNPNRAEILIWQGIIESSYAGAKGGLGALAHVKNAKKTFEKALEINPMALDGSAYTSLGSLYYQVPGWPIGFGDDKKAAEYLKKGLSINPDGIDPNYFYADFLFRSGDYPGAEKSLRKALQAPARNGRKVADDGRRKEINQLLEKVAEKRK, from the coding sequence ATGAACATTATTAAAAAAATACCAGCTACTCTTTTGATCAGCTTATCGCTCATCAGTTCTTTTGCCATTGCGAGCGTAGAAGAAGATGTCAGCACATTGCAAAAAGGATGGGAAAAGGTGAAGTACCAAAGCCCTGAATCAGCCCATGAGAAAGGTTTCGAGTCTTTGATCAAAGAAGCCAATCAATTGGTGGTACAGAACCCTAATCGCGCCGAGATATTGATTTGGCAAGGCATCATTGAATCTAGTTATGCTGGGGCAAAAGGTGGATTAGGTGCATTGGCTCATGTTAAAAATGCCAAGAAGACTTTTGAAAAAGCACTAGAAATTAATCCAATGGCTTTGGATGGTTCTGCTTATACAAGTTTGGGCTCTCTTTACTATCAGGTTCCAGGATGGCCGATTGGCTTTGGCGATGATAAAAAAGCTGCTGAATACCTAAAGAAAGGTTTGAGCATCAATCCCGATGGCATCGACCCTAATTACTTTTATGCTGACTTCTTGTTCAGAAGTGGCGACTATCCAGGCGCCGAGAAATCTTTGCGCAAAGCCTTACAGGCACCCGCTAGAAATGGTCGCAAAGTAGCGGATGATGGTCGTCGCAAAGAAATCAATCAATTACTTGAAAAAGTGGCTGAAAAACGAAAATAA
- a CDS encoding efflux RND transporter permease subunit: protein MNISELCIRRPVMTVLLSLATVAAGTVAYLKIPVAALPSFNTPVIQVSATLPGASPENMASAVALPLEKEFSTIDGITVISSTNTLGSTNVTLEFNNNRDIDKAAVDVQAALLRAQKRLPIEMTNPPSYRKVNPADAPVLIMTMTSPSMDLSQINDYAENLISPTLSTIDGVAQVLVYGQKRYAVRVQVNPSVLAAKNLTIDDVAKAINNANSNTPIGVLDGPRQLLTIYANEQLVKASEYANLVIAQRNGLPVRLKDVALVEESYESVKTVAAYNGERSIALAILRQPTANSVEVVDAVRKMVPKFEAQMPASIKVNLLIDRSKSIREAIHDVNLTLLLTIGLVVMVIFLFLKHAAATIIPALSLPISLIGAFSIMYWMGYSLDNISLLGITIAVGLVVDDAIVVLENIMRHIENGMHPLKASLLGSREVSFTILSISISLVAVFIPIFFLPGPLGLLFREFAVVVSLSILVSAVVSLTLVPMLCSRFLPKHGQEVKERPITIKFDHYFNQVLAIYEKSLDWALTNQKKVLQGALATFIVTIGLFILSPKGFFPEEDTGQLFVTTEATDDISFNAMVELQNKAAEIVRNNENIEGLVSIIGGGANTGTNTGRMFVNLKPRGDRAPMKKVLESLRKDLKDIPGLAIYLRPIQNLQLGGKVTKSRYQYILQSVGFEGINEWSNKVTEKMRSDPGIFRDITTDSQLKGLQAQIDIDRDKAASAGVTVADIRNALYSAYGERQVSTIYTSVNTYQVILQAANEYKQYETDLNGIYVRGRTSDKLVPLSSIASFRRTIGPTAVNHQGQVPAVTISFNLAPDVALGDATKKLEQYVKELQLPPSIITSYGGDAAVFQSGQSSQIILLLAAVLVIYVLLGVLYESYIHPLTILAGLPSAAIGALIFLRIFDLELTIIATIGILLLIGLVKKNAILMIDFALDAQRTQNMSPREAIRTACLLRFRPITMTTLTAVVGALPIALGLGAGAELRQPLGIAVVGGLIVSQAVTLIITPVIYLYLDKYSGTGPMDIPAEMLKD, encoded by the coding sequence ATGAACATCTCAGAGTTATGTATACGCCGCCCGGTCATGACGGTATTGCTGTCATTGGCCACCGTTGCCGCTGGTACCGTTGCTTATTTAAAAATACCGGTCGCTGCCCTACCAAGCTTTAATACACCAGTCATTCAGGTCAGCGCCACCTTACCAGGTGCCAGCCCTGAGAACATGGCATCAGCAGTTGCCCTGCCTCTAGAAAAAGAATTCTCAACCATTGACGGTATTACCGTCATCAGCTCAACCAACACATTGGGCAGCACCAACGTCACGCTTGAGTTCAACAATAACCGTGACATTGATAAAGCAGCAGTGGATGTACAAGCTGCCCTCTTGCGTGCACAAAAGCGTTTACCGATCGAGATGACCAACCCTCCGTCGTATCGCAAGGTCAACCCTGCTGATGCACCGGTCTTGATCATGACGATGACATCTCCTTCGATGGATTTATCACAAATCAACGATTACGCAGAGAACTTGATTTCTCCAACGTTGTCGACCATTGATGGTGTTGCACAAGTCTTGGTCTACGGACAAAAAAGATATGCCGTCAGAGTTCAAGTCAATCCATCTGTATTAGCTGCCAAAAATCTCACCATTGATGACGTTGCCAAAGCCATCAACAATGCCAACTCAAATACCCCAATTGGTGTTTTAGATGGCCCTCGTCAACTACTGACCATCTACGCCAATGAACAATTGGTGAAGGCCAGTGAGTACGCTAATTTGGTGATTGCACAACGCAATGGTTTGCCGGTGCGCTTGAAAGATGTTGCACTGGTTGAAGAAAGTTATGAATCTGTCAAAACAGTCGCTGCTTATAACGGCGAGCGCTCGATTGCATTGGCGATCTTGCGTCAACCAACGGCTAACTCTGTAGAAGTAGTCGATGCGGTGCGCAAGATGGTGCCTAAGTTTGAAGCCCAGATGCCAGCCTCAATCAAAGTTAATTTATTGATTGATCGTTCAAAATCAATCAGAGAAGCCATCCATGATGTGAACCTCACTTTATTACTCACCATCGGTTTGGTGGTGATGGTGATTTTCTTATTCTTAAAGCATGCGGCTGCCACCATCATTCCAGCGCTGAGCTTACCAATTTCATTGATCGGCGCTTTCTCCATCATGTATTGGATGGGTTATAGCCTAGATAACATCTCTTTGCTGGGCATCACCATTGCCGTTGGTCTGGTGGTTGATGATGCGATCGTGGTTCTTGAAAACATCATGCGTCACATTGAAAACGGCATGCATCCTTTGAAAGCTTCTTTGCTTGGAAGCCGTGAAGTGAGCTTTACGATTCTGTCGATCTCAATCTCATTGGTCGCCGTATTCATTCCGATTTTCTTTCTACCAGGACCCCTAGGATTACTGTTCAGAGAATTCGCAGTGGTTGTGTCCTTGTCAATTTTGGTTTCAGCTGTGGTGTCATTGACTTTGGTGCCAATGCTTTGCAGTCGCTTTTTACCAAAGCATGGTCAAGAAGTCAAAGAGCGCCCTATCACCATCAAGTTTGATCACTACTTCAATCAAGTGTTGGCGATTTATGAAAAATCACTTGATTGGGCACTCACCAATCAGAAGAAAGTTTTACAAGGCGCCTTGGCGACTTTCATCGTCACCATTGGTTTATTTATCCTAAGCCCTAAAGGCTTCTTCCCAGAAGAAGACACGGGTCAGTTGTTTGTGACCACTGAAGCAACGGATGATATTTCCTTCAACGCCATGGTTGAGTTGCAAAACAAAGCCGCTGAAATTGTTCGTAACAATGAAAATATCGAAGGCCTGGTATCTATCATCGGTGGCGGCGCCAACACAGGCACTAACACGGGCAGGATGTTCGTTAACTTGAAGCCTCGTGGCGACAGAGCCCCGATGAAGAAAGTTTTAGAGAGTCTGCGCAAAGACTTGAAAGACATTCCAGGACTTGCGATTTATTTGCGCCCTATTCAGAACTTGCAATTAGGCGGCAAAGTCACGAAGAGTCGTTATCAATATATTTTGCAAAGCGTGGGCTTTGAAGGCATCAACGAGTGGTCGAACAAGGTCACTGAAAAGATGCGCTCAGATCCAGGCATCTTCCGCGACATCACAACTGATTCTCAACTAAAAGGTTTGCAAGCTCAAATTGATATTGATCGCGATAAAGCCGCAAGCGCTGGCGTGACCGTTGCTGATATTCGTAACGCTTTGTATTCAGCGTATGGTGAGAGACAGGTATCAACCATCTATACCAGCGTGAACACCTATCAAGTGATTCTGCAAGCAGCGAATGAATACAAGCAATACGAAACTGATTTAAATGGCATTTATGTGAGAGGTAGAACCAGCGATAAATTGGTTCCGCTGTCTAGTATTGCTTCATTCAGAAGAACCATTGGACCAACGGCTGTGAACCACCAAGGACAAGTGCCTGCGGTGACGATTTCATTTAACTTGGCTCCTGATGTTGCCTTGGGTGATGCCACTAAGAAGCTAGAGCAATACGTCAAAGAACTTCAATTACCGCCATCAATCATCACCAGCTACGGTGGCGATGCGGCGGTGTTCCAAAGCGGCCAATCCAGTCAGATCATTTTATTGTTAGCGGCCGTACTGGTGATTTACGTTCTCTTGGGTGTTTTGTATGAGAGCTACATCCATCCTTTGACGATTTTGGCAGGTCTACCATCTGCAGCGATCGGTGCTTTGATCTTCCTAAGAATTTTTGATTTGGAATTAACCATCATTGCGACCATTGGTATCTTGCTCTTGATTGGTCTAGTGAAAAAAAATGCGATTTTGATGATTGACTTTGCCTTGGATGCACAACGCACTCAAAACATGTCACCACGTGAAGCGATTCGCACCGCCTGTTTGTTGAGATTCAGACCTATCACCATGACCACTCTTACAGCGGTGGTAGGTGCACTACCAATCGCTCTGGGCTTAGGTGCAGGTGCTGAATTAAGACAGCCTTTGGGTATTGCGGTGGTGGGTGGCTTGATTGTGTCGCAAGCAGTGACGCTGATCATCACGCCCGTCATTTATCTTTACTTAGATAAGTACAGCGGCACGGGTCCTATGGATATCCCTGCTGAAATGCTAAAAGATTAA
- a CDS encoding SDR family oxidoreductase yields the protein MTNKPYKAVLTGATGGIGRAIALQLAPKCSSLILMGRDTEKLEALKNELANIAVNVQIISGDLCDDSTSVRLMDAISAQQGINLLINNAGISLFKSFEQQSDKDITQLMLTNLISPMLLCKQLLPHLKLEPSQIINIGSIFGYLGFPGFSSYCASKFGLRGFSQSLRRELSDTSVSVRYFAPRATKTSINSDQVMQMNAELKTDSDTPEFVAKEFMKFLDGKAWEKKLGFKESFFVFMNHLFPGAPDKAIQGQLPIINKYLKK from the coding sequence ATGACAAATAAACCATACAAGGCAGTTTTAACAGGAGCCACTGGGGGCATCGGCAGAGCCATTGCCCTGCAATTGGCGCCGAAGTGCTCATCTTTGATTTTGATGGGCCGCGATACTGAAAAGCTAGAGGCTTTGAAGAATGAATTAGCAAATATTGCTGTGAACGTTCAAATCATTTCTGGTGATTTGTGCGATGACAGCACATCCGTTCGATTGATGGACGCCATCTCGGCTCAACAAGGGATTAATCTGTTGATCAACAATGCAGGCATCAGCCTATTTAAAAGTTTTGAGCAGCAATCAGATAAAGACATCACACAGCTGATGTTAACCAATTTGATTTCTCCGATGCTCTTGTGCAAACAGCTGCTGCCGCATTTGAAATTAGAGCCGTCACAGATCATCAATATCGGATCTATCTTCGGGTATTTAGGCTTCCCTGGTTTTTCTAGTTACTGTGCCAGCAAGTTTGGCCTGCGAGGCTTCTCCCAGTCTCTACGTCGAGAGCTATCAGACACATCTGTATCGGTCAGATATTTCGCTCCACGCGCGACCAAAACAAGTATCAATTCAGATCAAGTGATGCAAATGAACGCAGAACTTAAAACTGATTCAGATACCCCAGAGTTTGTGGCAAAGGAATTCATGAAATTCTTGGATGGCAAGGCCTGGGAAAAGAAATTAGGTTTCAAAGAATCATTTTTTGTCTTTATGAATCACTTATTTCCAGGCGCACCAGACAAAGCTATTCAAGGTCAGCTTCCAATCATCAACAAATATCTTAAAAAGTAA
- a CDS encoding AMP-binding protein, whose translation MRSWLNSISENQIILSSGTESWDKAALLKKVSEVSEALLNRKNPKAPAGIIADNSMEWIAIDLATQEIGVTLVPLPSFFTPSQWLHAIKSSGMQAIFCPQEDVARNLGFVFQNGYVGELKLFESMSVLSGMVDQPNLVEVQKITYTSGTTSEPKGVCLSTDQQWSVAQSLEEALRTLEIKKHLNVLPLSVLLENIAGVYTALSCGAENICVPLSEVGLHGSSNFDADACMAAIEKYQAESIILLPQMLQAIVARSTKQDPRLKSLKFVAVGGGKTPVALIKAAKSMGIPVYEGYGLSECASVLALNTPKDERIGSVGKVLSNRTIRVSKDGEIEVKNLNLPHYLEKMDMLAASSGEWLATGDLGHLDDDGFLYLDGRKKNVLITSFGRNISPEWPESLLLGSGLFRQAMVIGDGQAQLGALLVKAKDDLSDEAIQTAITSVNQSLPDYAQIKHWYSVGEPFTPGNGLATANGRLKRDLIKHKFNNQIELLYANT comes from the coding sequence ATGAGAAGCTGGCTTAACTCAATCTCAGAAAATCAAATCATCCTGTCTTCCGGGACAGAGTCTTGGGATAAGGCCGCCCTTTTAAAGAAAGTTTCTGAAGTATCAGAAGCTCTTTTAAATAGAAAAAATCCCAAAGCACCGGCAGGAATCATTGCTGACAATTCCATGGAGTGGATTGCGATTGATTTAGCCACCCAAGAAATTGGCGTGACCTTGGTTCCGCTTCCAAGCTTCTTCACACCTAGCCAATGGCTACACGCGATTAAATCAAGTGGCATGCAGGCAATTTTTTGCCCTCAAGAAGATGTGGCAAGAAATCTTGGCTTCGTGTTTCAGAATGGCTATGTTGGCGAATTAAAGTTATTTGAAAGCATGAGCGTTCTATCAGGCATGGTAGATCAGCCAAATCTAGTGGAAGTACAAAAGATAACCTACACCTCTGGCACCACCTCAGAGCCAAAAGGTGTTTGCTTGAGCACAGACCAACAATGGTCTGTGGCCCAATCACTAGAAGAGGCGCTCCGCACCCTTGAAATTAAAAAGCATCTCAATGTCCTACCCTTATCAGTTCTTTTAGAAAATATTGCTGGCGTATACACAGCCCTGTCTTGTGGCGCTGAAAATATATGCGTGCCATTGAGCGAGGTTGGCTTGCATGGCTCAAGTAACTTCGATGCAGATGCTTGTATGGCAGCCATTGAAAAATACCAAGCAGAAAGCATCATTCTTCTGCCTCAAATGCTTCAAGCGATCGTTGCTCGCAGCACAAAGCAGGATCCTCGCTTGAAAAGCTTGAAGTTTGTGGCTGTTGGTGGCGGTAAAACGCCTGTGGCATTGATCAAGGCTGCTAAGTCGATGGGTATACCAGTTTATGAAGGTTATGGTCTATCAGAATGCGCATCAGTCCTTGCTTTAAATACACCCAAGGATGAACGTATCGGCAGTGTTGGCAAGGTTCTATCAAATCGAACCATTCGAGTTTCAAAAGATGGCGAGATTGAGGTCAAGAATTTAAACCTACCTCATTATTTAGAAAAAATGGACATGCTTGCAGCAAGCAGTGGTGAATGGTTAGCCACTGGCGACTTGGGTCATCTTGATGACGATGGCTTCTTGTATTTAGACGGTCGTAAAAAGAATGTACTGATCACCAGCTTTGGCAGAAACATATCGCCAGAATGGCCTGAGTCCTTACTATTGGGCAGTGGCTTATTTAGACAAGCGATGGTCATAGGTGATGGTCAAGCGCAACTGGGTGCTTTATTGGTCAAAGCCAAAGATGATTTATCTGATGAAGCTATTCAGACGGCAATCACATCAGTCAATCAATCTCTTCCCGACTACGCACAAATCAAACATTGGTATTCAGTTGGCGAACCGTTCACACCCGGCAACGGCCTTGCCACTGCTAATGGCAGACTGAAACGAGATCTTATCAAACACAAATTCAACAATCAAATTGAATTGTTGTACGCAAATACTTAA
- a CDS encoding DUF4395 family protein: MLRFDIPPVNANVVRLEAFITFVVCLVALLGFPYLLPILALMGFIRGFFGHNKCPSHRLFTKIMTGMNLAGKKENAGAKMFANKLLFIAATVASILFYSGNDLWKVPAIVLVVFSTLEWAFSFCVACWAYGFWYKFFPPKMG; this comes from the coding sequence ATGTTACGTTTTGATATCCCACCAGTGAACGCCAACGTTGTGAGGCTTGAAGCCTTTATTACATTTGTGGTTTGCCTTGTAGCTTTATTGGGTTTCCCATATCTTTTACCTATCTTGGCTTTAATGGGTTTTATTCGAGGTTTTTTTGGTCACAATAAATGTCCATCACATCGCTTGTTCACCAAGATCATGACGGGTATGAACCTTGCGGGCAAAAAAGAGAATGCTGGTGCCAAGATGTTTGCCAATAAGCTTTTGTTTATTGCTGCGACCGTTGCTTCCATCTTGTTTTATTCAGGCAATGATCTATGGAAAGTGCCAGCAATTGTGTTGGTGGTTTTCTCTACCCTTGAATGGGCATTTTCATTCTGTGTTGCTTGCTGGGCTTATGGCTTTTGGTACAAGTTCTTCCCACCTAAGATGGGGTAA
- the dnaQ gene encoding DNA polymerase III subunit epsilon, with amino-acid sequence MRQIILDTETTGLNPLTGDRVIEIGCLEMIDRRLTGNKLHHYINPQRDIDPGAVAVHGLTVQFLSDKPVFADVADEIIAFLKDSEVIIHNAPFDVGFLDAEFGLLKRGKVDDHVAAVIDTLKNAREMFPGKRNSLDALCERFAISNEHRTLHGALLDAELLAEVYLAMTRGQEDLMIDLHGMDSDAANAKRKPLPTKLVVQLASIEEQEAHQAYLEGVAKAAKKPPVWS; translated from the coding sequence ATGCGTCAAATCATTCTTGATACGGAAACAACTGGTCTTAATCCACTCACTGGTGATCGAGTGATTGAGATTGGCTGCCTAGAAATGATCGATCGACGCTTGACCGGTAATAAGCTGCATCATTACATCAATCCTCAAAGAGACATTGATCCAGGTGCTGTGGCTGTTCACGGTTTAACGGTTCAGTTCTTATCAGACAAGCCAGTCTTTGCTGATGTGGCCGATGAAATCATTGCTTTCTTAAAAGATTCTGAAGTGATCATTCATAACGCCCCCTTTGACGTGGGCTTTTTGGATGCCGAATTTGGACTCTTGAAACGTGGCAAAGTAGACGATCATGTGGCAGCAGTGATTGATACCCTCAAGAATGCCCGAGAGATGTTCCCTGGCAAAAGAAATTCTTTAGATGCTCTGTGCGAACGCTTTGCTATTAGCAACGAACACCGCACCCTGCACGGCGCTCTTCTAGATGCCGAGCTATTGGCTGAGGTGTATTTGGCCATGACCCGTGGTCAAGAAGATTTGATGATTGATTTGCACGGCATGGACAGTGATGCGGCCAATGCGAAACGCAAGCCTTTGCCTACCAAGTTGGTGGTTCAGTTGGCTTCAATTGAAGAACAAGAAGCTCATCAGGCTTACCTAGAAGGTGTAGCGAAAGCAGCTAAGAAGCCGCCTGTTTGGAGTTAA